Genomic segment of Passer domesticus isolate bPasDom1 chromosome 4, bPasDom1.hap1, whole genome shotgun sequence:
TTGTATAAAGATAAAACTGCAACTGTAAAGACTTCCTGTATGTGTATGTGAATCATAGGCACTACTTCCTGCAGTGTATATGCATAGAATGTGTAGCATAATCCTTGAAGAATGTGGCAGTACATGCTTTAAAGTACAGTACTCGCAGCTCAAGTAATGACTTAAGATAATGCAGGGCTGTAGCCATGTAGTTTATCTTCAGTATGAAGTTAGCAGAGCAGAATATTTGACTAGGAAGCCATTTAATTATATGTGTCAAAGGTAATGAAATACATCTTGCCTGAAATCAAAATTGTCTCTGAGCTTCGTCTGACTGAGTTAATAAAAATGGAGCTAATAATCTCAGACACGGTAATCTTATTTTATTGGCAGCATTGATCTGAAATATAAATCTTTTCATGTTAGCTGAGGTTAGACAACTGGCTGCTACTGCTTCAGCTAGGAATGTCTGTGATGTAAAGATACAAAAGTGCTTGTTAataaaatgcttctttctctttttccaggTTGTAAAATATCCACTTCATGCCATTATGGAAATTAAAGAATACCTTATAGATATTGCATCAAAGGCAGGAATGCATTGGCTGTCTACCATTGTTCCAACACACCATATCAATGCTCTCATCTTTTTCTTCATCATCAGTAATCTTACAATTGAATTTTTTGCCTTCATTATTCCATTAGTCATATTCTATTTGTCCTTCATTTCTATGGTGATTTGCACACTGAAAGTTTTTCAGGACAGTAAGGCTTGGGAAAACTTCCGTGCTTTGACTGACTTACTGCTTCGTTTTGAACCAAACCTAGATGTTGAGCAAGCTGAGGTGAACTTTGGATGGAATCATTTAGAGCCATACTTTTACTTTTTACTGTCAGTattctttgtaattttttccttccctaTAGCAAGCAAAGACTGTATACCATGCTCAGAGTTAGCTACTGTCTCAGTTTTCTTCACAGTGACAAGTTACATGAGTTTAAGCACGTGTGCAGAACCTTACACACGAAGGGCATTAATGACTGAGATGGCTGCAGGTTGCTTATCCCTATTACAGATATTACCTGGGAATTTTGGCTACTTGAAATTCTTAGGGAAAACCTTCTTTACAGTTCCTGTAGGCCATTTCTTTGTGATCAATgtaagcatcccatgccttctATTTTTGTACTTGTTCTATCTTTTCTTTAGAATGGCCCAACTACGGAATTTTAAAGGCACCTACTGCTACCTGGTCCCATACCTGGTGTGCTTTATGTGGTGTGAACTCTCTGTGGTCATTCTGCGGGAGTCCTCTGGCATTGGGCTCGTTCGTGCCTCCATTGGTTACTTCCTGTTCCTCTTtgccctcccagtgctgggTGTAGGCATTGCACTGATGTGTCTTGTCCACCTCATTAAGTGGTTTTTGTCTTTGGAGCTGATGAAAATTGTAGTGACCCTGGTTTTGTGTGCTGTTCCTTTGCTCTTTCGATGGTGGACAAAGGTTAACTTCTCTGTAGTTGAAGTGGTTAAATCGCTCACGCGAAGCTCGATTGTGAAGCTCATTCTGGTGTGGATTACAGCTGTAGTGCTGTTCTGTTGGTTCTATGTGTATCGCTCTGAAGGCATGAAAGTTTACAACTCCACCCTGACGTGGAATCAGTATGGTTTCCTCTGTGGACCCCGGGCCTGGAAGGAGACTAACATGGCACGTACTCAGATCCTGTGCAGTCACCTGGAAGGACACCGAGTGACGTGGACCGGGCGGTTCAAATACGTGCGCGTGACAGAAATCGACAATAGTGCAGAATCTGCAATAAATATGCTTCCATTTTTTATTGGTGATTGGATGAGATGCTTGTATGGTGAAACCTACCCTCTTTGTGATCCCAAAAATGTTACATTGGAGGAGGAAGAATTGTGTCGTCTGAAGTTTTTGACAAAGCATAAATGCCACATGAAAATGTTTGATCGGTACAAATTTGAAATAACTGTGGGCATGCCTTTCAGTAGTAAAAATGGAAGCAAGCCTATAGAGGAGGATGATATAACCAAAGATATTGTGCTGAAGGCAAGCAATGAGTTTAAAAAAGTGTTGCTGAACTTGAGGCAAGGGAGTATAATTGAATTCAGCACAATTCTGGAGGGTCGTCTTGGCAGTAAATGGCCTGTCTTTGAACTGAAAGCAATCACTTGCTTGAATTGCATGTCTAAACTCTTACCTGCAGGGAGACACGTGAAAATAGAGCAGGACTGGAGGAGCACAGTGCATAAAGCCATTAaatttgcttttgattttttcttcttcccattCCTGTCAGCTGCATAATGTGCTCGCATATTGGTTCAGTGGTATTTTCAGTGTCCACTGCATTTACACTACCAAAGGTTTGGCtccttaagagaaaaaaaaacccaacaaaaatctACCTTCCTGTAGCAATGCTCAAACAGTGTGCTAATAGAGAGCACTGGTTGAGTTTTGCAAGTGTACACACCGTATCCTGACCTTAAACCCTGTATAACTGAAGTAATATATAGTACTTTAATATTGTAAATGAATGCAGGGGATCACTGCTGACTAATTGCATGGAAACTGTTTTGTCCAAAATGGATATATTGCCTGTGGTACAACACTAGATGCATTCACTTGCTCATTGTTAAAAGCACTTTACTCTTTTAAGTATTCACAATGTGCCCATTTGTATTTTCACAGATGTGGTTTAGAATAGGTAGCTGACAATAGCTTTTGTTGCATTCATTGCTTGTATTTATTTGGTGTTTTCTAGAAAAAAGTGATCTTAGAGTCAGTACCTGGTGGTAATTGCGTACAGCAATCACTGTTTCACTATTTGTCCAGAAGATAGTGATCACTATTTTTTGAAAGGGCACAACATTTCACACCCCAGCAAGGTTTTACAAAGACCCCAGGCTTCTACTTAGCATTAAATATTGTGTATGAAATTTGCTGTTTGTTCTGGTTGGTTACACTAAGGTATAGTCCATGCTGGTGTGTGAAAGACAGATACCAAGGCTGGTATTGAGATGGTACCAGTAATGGACAAACCACAGCAACTGAAATTATACCTAAAAGTCTATAGTGGAAATGGAACTAGAATGTTTGTTTAATTACTTGTATTTTGCAAATAAACATGAAGTACAAACTTGAATTAAATGAGTACAACATTTGTTCATTATGCTTTGACATTGTGACCAGTTGTTTGTGTTGTGCTGATAGCAGCTTTTTCTGAAAAGTACAATTTAGaatgtttaaaatattctgaTGTGAGATACTTGCACTTGATGGTTTTGAAGTCAACAGTAAAATCTGGTGTGCCAGGTGAAGTTTTTGTAGCTGTGCAGTCTGCACATAGTGCTTCTCCCTGCTTTTGTTGTGACTATGGGCCTTTTCTTGCCACTGTGGCTGCATGTCACAGATACATCCTGCCATTCTCCTGACTCCTCCACTGAACCTGCTTTAGATTCCTTTTTGCCTTTGTGTCAGTCCTCAGCAGGACCAGGGAGAAGGGTTAGCAATGAAAACCTGGTAGAGAATGGAAAACTTTTGGGGTCAGTGAGGCAATGGCTGCATGCCAGCTATGAGCACCCTCTTGATCATTACCCAGAGCTGCAGTTGGGAGGGAGGACACCAAAGGCACCTCCAGGTGTGCTGCCCAGTGCCCATGGCACAAGCCCCACCATGACCACGGTCATGCTTCAGCCCATCAGAAAAATCTGTGGAGTAAAACCAATCTTCAGGGTGCTGGGTGCTTCTATCTTTGAAAACTTGCCAAGTATCTCTATTTCCACCTggggaaaacaaaaggaataaGATAGCAAGTAAATGCAAGTTTTGACAGCTTTCCTTACCCAGGCCCATTTTGGCTGGAAATAAGCCAAACTTaggcctttctcctccttttgTTAGAACATCCATAGGCTCTTTTTAGATACCCAAACATTCTTCCTGGCTCTGAAATATAAGCACAAAAGATTTTAagttttttaacttttttcccTTACATACATACACAATTGTGAAACTTCTATTCATGTGTTtgtcaggaggaaaaaaaggcaacagtCTTGGGATTTAGATCTAATGCTAAAACTTCTCCTTTTAGCTTTTCCCCTTTGTATGGATGTCAACTTAGTGACTTACTGTGGTGCATTTTGAAGGAGTTGTTACATttattgaaaatgaaaaagtgaCTCAAGTCAGATGTGGGAAGTTTTGCAAGAGGAGGGAAGGTACTTGATTTCTTTGGAATGAGTTGCTTTTTAAGAGACAAAAGGCTTAATCTTGGTACCTCAGTTCCCATCTGTATCATAATAACAACTCTGAAACCTGTATTTCAGCCTTTTTTGTGGAAGTTGTTAGAGGATATTGGCACATAACTGTTACTAAATATGAAAATTTGAATTATTAGCTAAAAATCTCTAGTTCCTCAGAGGGGGAGAGCTCCTTCAAAAATTCTCATATCAATATTGGTCAGATTCAAAGTTAAATAATTACCCTTTATGTACTTacatgaagaagaaaaacactttGTTCCATTCCTGCTACAGCTCTGTGTTCCAAACCAGTCCATCTTCTAGGTTGGAAAGACACAGAACCTGGCAGCTGCTGTTAATTATTCAGTGATTcctacattttttattttcttattcagTTTTCAATATATGATGAATTATAAACAGTTCCAAAGGCAGGTGCCCTTTCTCTAGGCTGGTAATTCAGTCTTTTGAATTAGTATTAATTAATGAAAGAGGAGGAGGACATTGCATGGCTATTGACAATTCTAAATTGGGTTCAGCTGTTCTGTAAGTTCAGCTTTAGCATTTAGAATATAAagaatttagaaaaaatattcatttgaaTTTCATCTTCAATGTAACATGAAAAAGTACTGCTTGTTCTCCAAACTGGTACATTCTTCCATAAgcacagaaaaacaacaaaacacataTTGAAATTCTGAATAACTTAAGAGCCCACTCTGTAATGACTAAcagcatcttgcaggaggcAAGAATGCAGAGTTTTGCCTTGTTctcccagagaaaaaaaatggtacATCCGTAGGAATTAACATGGTTTTATTTCTTAGAAATAATTGATCTTTTAAGTGCTATAAAATGGCTGTTATTAATTGGAATTTGTTGCAATTTTTCTGTAACACAGGGTAATAAGAATGTTGCCAAGagatgctgtggctgccccatccttggaggtgtttaaggccaggctgggtggggctctgagcaatctggcctagtggaaggtgtccctgtccatagCAGGGGGGCTGACaatcccaacccaaaccattctgtgttACCATTGGGGTAGTGCTTTCCTATATTCCACTGAGCTGCTTGTCTGCTTTCTGGCTTGTCTAGTTCCCCTGTAAAAGGCAAAGGAGGTTTCCAGATAGTGAATACCTTTTCAGTTGTTCTGAAACCCATCACAGCCTCTCAGGCTCACATCCAGTAACAGCTGAAGGAGGTTGTAAGAAGCTGCACTCCAACTCACAGCTGCAATTGTTTGAACAGCAGATTGATATGAAGGAAAACCAGCAACTATGCCATTGAATTAGAAATATATTAATCCATGCAGCAAAAATTGGGTGCAATTTGCCAACTTGTAAGGAGGTAACATACCTGCTTCTGGCACCTACATATAAGCAACTGTTGCGTGCAAATAGGATGCTTGGAAACTAAACACCAAAGCACATCACTGTTTATATGCATTAAGATGgttcatttattttcatattattaCTCAAAAGCTTTAATTACCTTTtactctaggaaaaaaaaatcactagcATCCTGCAGTTCCTCTTATAAATCATAGCCTGATGTGGAAAATATGAGAGTCACCTTCCCCTTAAAGGGAAGTGTGAAGTGTTAAGCACTGAGaaaacttgtttttctctcccttctaACTATGCTTGAACTTCAAGTTTTGAAGCAGAACAGGAACATGGAAACGCTGCTTATAGCCTTCCTTTAAAAACTACCTGAGTATGCTCTTTAAAAAGTCAGAAAGCCCAATCCTAGGGCATCCAGGAGGTCGTGTCCTCACACAGGGGCATAAACCTCCAGAGAGAGCACACCTCTGCCTGGAGCCTCGCTGTACTGGTTTGCTATTCGGGACtttctgcaagaaaatggtACATTTGCTAGTTTGGCAGAGggcaggtgtccccagctggcaGAGACCTCACCTGGCGCTTTGCCTCCCGTGCCATCAGGTGGCACTCCAGGCTCACGCTGcgctttcctccctccctctgccgcTGTCTCCAGAGGGCACCGCCAAGGAACAAAAGACTCAGGGTCTGGTTTTACTCCATTTCGAAGAGGAAATGcagttagaaaa
This window contains:
- the WFS1 gene encoding wolframin isoform X1, whose protein sequence is MGGAAPPPGAAGSRRSPSRRPAASGAAGAKMNSDPDPTSSPSHPQQHLGRSQLNAAPVGHSGNSQRPGTSSADSATSSVPGYSRSREKTEKKEGMKEEPDVLFEELLERAKAGEPKAQTEVGKHFLKLAEEEDEELNNCSAVDWFILAAKQGRREAVKLLRRCLEDRRGITSENEEEVKKLSSETDLERAVRKAALVMYWKLNPKKKKQLSVSELLENVGQVDNEDGEKQPGPVPKSVQKQRRMLERLVNSESKKFIALDDFVEITKKYAKGIIPSNLIMHEEEDDELAGKSPEELPLRLKVVKYPLHAIMEIKEYLIDIASKAGMHWLSTIVPTHHINALIFFFIISNLTIEFFAFIIPLVIFYLSFISMVICTLKVFQDSKAWENFRALTDLLLRFEPNLDVEQAEVNFGWNHLEPYFYFLLSVFFVIFSFPIASKDCIPCSELATVSVFFTVTSYMSLSTCAEPYTRRALMTEMAAGCLSLLQILPGNFGYLKFLGKTFFTVPVGHFFVINVSIPCLLFLYLFYLFFRMAQLRNFKGTYCYLVPYLVCFMWCELSVVILRESSGIGLVRASIGYFLFLFALPVLGVGIALMCLVHLIKWFLSLELMKIVVTLVLCAVPLLFRWWTKVNFSVVEVVKSLTRSSIVKLILVWITAVVLFCWFYVYRSEGMKVYNSTLTWNQYGFLCGPRAWKETNMARTQILCSHLEGHRVTWTGRFKYVRVTEIDNSAESAINMLPFFIGDWMRCLYGETYPLCDPKNVTLEEEELCRLKFLTKHKCHMKMFDRYKFEITVGMPFSSKNGSKPIEEDDITKDIVLKASNEFKKVLLNLRQGSIIEFSTILEGRLGSKWPVFELKAITCLNCMSKLLPAGRHVKIEQDWRSTVHKAIKFAFDFFFFPFLSAA
- the WFS1 gene encoding wolframin isoform X2; this encodes MNSDPDPTSSPSHPQQHLGRSQLNAAPVGHSGNSQRPGTSSADSATSSVPGYSRSREKTEKKEGMKEEPDVLFEELLERAKAGEPKAQTEVGKHFLKLAEEEDEELNNCSAVDWFILAAKQGRREAVKLLRRCLEDRRGITSENEEEVKKLSSETDLERAVRKAALVMYWKLNPKKKKQLSVSELLENVGQVDNEDGEKQPGPVPKSVQKQRRMLERLVNSESKKFIALDDFVEITKKYAKGIIPSNLIMHEEEDDELAGKSPEELPLRLKVVKYPLHAIMEIKEYLIDIASKAGMHWLSTIVPTHHINALIFFFIISNLTIEFFAFIIPLVIFYLSFISMVICTLKVFQDSKAWENFRALTDLLLRFEPNLDVEQAEVNFGWNHLEPYFYFLLSVFFVIFSFPIASKDCIPCSELATVSVFFTVTSYMSLSTCAEPYTRRALMTEMAAGCLSLLQILPGNFGYLKFLGKTFFTVPVGHFFVINVSIPCLLFLYLFYLFFRMAQLRNFKGTYCYLVPYLVCFMWCELSVVILRESSGIGLVRASIGYFLFLFALPVLGVGIALMCLVHLIKWFLSLELMKIVVTLVLCAVPLLFRWWTKVNFSVVEVVKSLTRSSIVKLILVWITAVVLFCWFYVYRSEGMKVYNSTLTWNQYGFLCGPRAWKETNMARTQILCSHLEGHRVTWTGRFKYVRVTEIDNSAESAINMLPFFIGDWMRCLYGETYPLCDPKNVTLEEEELCRLKFLTKHKCHMKMFDRYKFEITVGMPFSSKNGSKPIEEDDITKDIVLKASNEFKKVLLNLRQGSIIEFSTILEGRLGSKWPVFELKAITCLNCMSKLLPAGRHVKIEQDWRSTVHKAIKFAFDFFFFPFLSAA